One window of Saccharopolyspora phatthalungensis genomic DNA carries:
- a CDS encoding NUDIX domain-containing protein, translating to MTSWHPDAGPQPGSARWEYLRQGNAEQVQAGKRVCAKLVVADEGQILLVNPTYKAFWDLPGGMAEKNEPPRAVAAREFEEELGVPITVSARPLIIDWEPPKGPWDDQLVFVFGGTLDTDQRAQLRIADPEEIGDYAFMPTAEALTKVHRDVADRLRRAVNSTSSRANYFELGT from the coding sequence ATGACCAGCTGGCATCCCGATGCAGGCCCGCAGCCAGGCAGTGCTCGATGGGAGTACTTACGCCAGGGCAACGCTGAACAGGTTCAGGCGGGAAAACGCGTCTGCGCCAAGCTTGTCGTTGCCGACGAGGGACAGATCCTTCTCGTCAACCCCACCTACAAGGCTTTCTGGGACCTTCCCGGCGGCATGGCAGAGAAAAACGAACCGCCCAGGGCCGTGGCCGCCCGCGAGTTCGAGGAAGAACTCGGGGTGCCTATCACCGTCTCGGCACGACCGTTGATCATCGACTGGGAGCCACCCAAAGGACCCTGGGATGACCAACTGGTTTTCGTGTTCGGTGGCACGCTTGACACCGATCAGCGCGCACAGCTCCGCATCGCCGATCCCGAGGAAATTGGCGACTACGCATTCATGCCCACCGCCGAAGCACTGACGAAGGTCCACCGAGACGTTGCAGACCGATTGCGCCGTGCTGTGAACTCCACGTCTAGCCGGGCCAATTATTTCGAACTTGGCACTTGA
- a CDS encoding thermonuclease family protein: protein MIDGDTVELADGRRIGLLGVDAPAAETCAGPGATEFTRSKVQGQTVKLHREPGVITDQDGRTLGYLQYGAPNYANDLGDDLVMEGWAKTADNGANPAYMDNVKSSADIAEFRSRENHGEPCGEPKVYGDDNGGGTPDYKVDVDVDAPHVNLPDGALTGGFCARKWWC from the coding sequence GTGATCGACGGTGACACCGTGGAGTTGGCCGACGGCAGGCGTATCGGGCTGCTCGGCGTCGACGCCCCGGCGGCCGAAACCTGCGCAGGGCCCGGTGCTACCGAATTCACCCGGTCCAAGGTGCAGGGCCAAACGGTCAAGCTGCACCGTGAGCCCGGCGTCATCACCGACCAGGACGGGCGGACCCTGGGCTACCTGCAATACGGAGCCCCGAACTACGCGAACGACCTCGGTGACGATCTCGTCATGGAAGGCTGGGCGAAGACCGCGGACAACGGAGCGAACCCTGCCTACATGGACAACGTGAAGTCGTCGGCGGACATCGCCGAGTTCCGCTCTCGGGAAAACCACGGGGAGCCGTGCGGCGAGCCGAAGGTCTACGGCGACGACAATGGAGGCGGCACGCCCGACTACAAGGTCGATGTCGACGTGGACGCGCCTCACGTCAACCTGCCCGACGGGGCTCTCACCGGCGGATTCTGTGCCCGCAAATGGTGGTGCTGA